A DNA window from Kitasatospora atroaurantiaca contains the following coding sequences:
- the pyrE gene encoding orotate phosphoribosyltransferase, whose protein sequence is MSNDRDALLAQIKDKAVVHGKVTLSSGLEADYYVDLRRITLDAQAAPLVGRVMLDATADLDYDAVGGLTLGADPVAAAMLHAAAARGRELDAFVVRKAGKAHGLQRRIEGPDVKGRRVLAVEDTSTTGGSVLTAVEALREAGAEVVGVAVIVERGAAPAIEKAGLPYYTAYTLEDLDLG, encoded by the coding sequence ATGAGCAACGACCGCGACGCCCTGCTGGCGCAGATCAAGGACAAGGCCGTCGTGCACGGCAAGGTCACCCTCTCCTCCGGGCTGGAGGCCGACTACTACGTCGACCTGCGCCGCATCACGCTGGACGCCCAGGCCGCACCGCTGGTCGGCCGGGTCATGCTGGACGCCACCGCGGACCTGGACTACGACGCCGTCGGCGGTCTGACCCTGGGCGCCGACCCGGTGGCCGCCGCGATGCTGCACGCCGCCGCCGCGCGCGGCCGCGAGCTGGACGCCTTCGTGGTCCGCAAGGCCGGCAAGGCGCACGGCCTGCAGCGCCGGATCGAGGGCCCGGACGTGAAGGGCCGCCGGGTGCTGGCGGTCGAGGACACCTCCACCACCGGCGGCTCGGTGCTGACGGCCGTCGAGGCGCTGCGCGAGGCGGGCGCCGAGGTGGTCGGCGTCGCGGTGATCGTGGAGCGCGGCGCGGCCCCGGCGATCGAGAAGGCGGGCCTGCCGTACTACACCGCCTACACCCTCGAGGACCTCGACCTCGGCTGA
- a CDS encoding DedA family protein codes for MNQLAVNVLDAKSLISSLGAIGLLAIIFAETGLLVGFFFPGDSLLILAGVAASSAASSVLGEGARLPIAVLLIGAPVCAVAGAQLGHFFGTKVGPRLFDKPDSKIFRREYVVKAEEYFDKFGPAKAVVMARFIPIVRTFLNPVAGTLEMPARTFFVWNVVGGVLWTESMLLIGYFAGAGLAPVIDKYLIPAMALIILISVSPILVEVLRERKKKKAAAAESADHADPVGGRHRKG; via the coding sequence ATGAACCAGCTAGCCGTCAACGTGCTTGACGCCAAGTCGCTGATCTCGTCACTGGGCGCCATCGGCCTGCTCGCGATCATCTTCGCCGAGACCGGCCTGCTGGTCGGGTTCTTCTTCCCCGGCGACTCACTGCTGATCCTGGCCGGTGTGGCCGCCTCCAGCGCCGCCTCCTCGGTGCTCGGGGAGGGCGCCCGCCTGCCGATCGCGGTGCTGCTGATCGGCGCGCCGGTCTGTGCGGTCGCCGGAGCGCAGCTGGGGCACTTCTTCGGTACCAAGGTCGGTCCACGGCTCTTCGACAAGCCGGACTCGAAGATCTTCCGCCGCGAGTACGTGGTGAAGGCCGAGGAGTACTTCGACAAGTTCGGCCCGGCCAAGGCCGTGGTGATGGCCCGGTTCATCCCGATCGTCCGGACCTTCCTCAACCCGGTCGCGGGCACCCTGGAGATGCCGGCCCGGACCTTCTTCGTCTGGAACGTGGTCGGCGGCGTCCTGTGGACCGAATCGATGCTGCTGATCGGCTACTTCGCCGGTGCCGGGCTGGCGCCGGTGATCGACAAGTACCTGATCCCGGCGATGGCGCTGATCATTCTGATCTCGGTCTCGCCGATCCTGGTCGAGGTGCTGCGTGAGCGGAAGAAGAAGAAGGCGGCGGCGGCCGAGTCGGCCGACCACGCCGACCCGGTGGGCGGCCGCCACCGCAAGGGCTGA
- the fbaA gene encoding class II fructose-bisphosphate aldolase, producing the protein MRMPIATPEVYNEMLDRAKAGKFAYPAINVTSTQTLHAALRGFAEAESDGIIQISTGGAEFLGGQHNKDMVTGAVALAEFAHIVAAKYDITVALHTDHCPKDKLDGYVRPLLAISAERVAKGQNPLFQSHMWDGSAETLNDNLAIAQELLAQAAAAKIILEVEITPTGGEEDGVSHEINDELYTTVNDAVRTAEALGLGEKGRYLLAASFGNVHGVYKPGNVVLKPELLRELQDEIGKQYGKKDPFDFVFHGGSGSTAEEIATALENGVVKMNLDTDTQYAFTRPIADHMFRNYDGVLKVDGEVGKKNTYDPRTWGKLAEASMAARVVEATQSLRSAGNRIK; encoded by the coding sequence ATTCGCATGCCCATCGCAACTCCCGAGGTCTACAACGAGATGCTGGACCGGGCCAAGGCGGGCAAGTTCGCCTACCCGGCCATCAACGTCACCTCGACCCAGACCCTGCACGCCGCCCTCCGCGGCTTCGCCGAGGCCGAGAGCGACGGCATCATCCAGATCTCGACCGGTGGTGCGGAGTTCCTGGGGGGCCAGCACAACAAGGACATGGTGACCGGCGCCGTCGCGCTCGCCGAGTTCGCGCACATCGTGGCCGCCAAGTACGACATCACCGTCGCGCTGCACACCGACCACTGCCCGAAGGACAAGCTGGACGGCTACGTCCGCCCGCTTCTGGCGATCTCCGCCGAGCGCGTGGCCAAGGGCCAGAACCCGCTGTTCCAGTCGCACATGTGGGACGGCTCCGCCGAGACCCTGAACGACAACCTGGCCATCGCCCAGGAGCTGCTCGCCCAGGCCGCCGCCGCCAAGATCATCCTCGAGGTCGAGATCACCCCGACCGGTGGCGAGGAGGACGGCGTCTCGCACGAGATCAACGACGAGCTCTACACCACCGTCAACGACGCCGTCCGCACCGCCGAGGCCCTCGGCCTGGGCGAGAAGGGCCGCTACCTGCTCGCCGCCTCCTTCGGCAACGTGCACGGCGTCTACAAGCCCGGCAACGTCGTGCTGAAGCCCGAGCTGCTCCGCGAGCTGCAGGACGAGATCGGCAAGCAGTACGGCAAGAAGGACCCGTTCGACTTCGTCTTCCACGGCGGCTCGGGCTCCACCGCCGAGGAGATCGCCACCGCGCTGGAGAACGGCGTCGTGAAGATGAACCTCGACACCGACACCCAGTACGCCTTCACCCGCCCGATCGCGGACCACATGTTCCGCAACTACGACGGCGTGCTGAAGGTCGACGGCGAGGTCGGCAAGAAGAACACCTACGACCCGCGCACCTGGGGCAAGCTCGCCGAGGCGAGCATGGCCGCCCGCGTGGTCGAGGCCACCCAGAGCCTGCGCTCGGCGGGCAACCGCATCAAGTAG
- a CDS encoding DUF3151 domain-containing protein yields MSIHENLLGGPPPTHLPAEPGPLELLAGGASPAEVAAKYPTSSLAWAQLADDAFAAGRTVESYAYARTGYHRGLDALRRAGWKGHGPVPWEHEPNRGFLRALHALGRAAAAIDEKNEAERCAQFLRDSSPAAADTLG; encoded by the coding sequence ATGAGCATTCACGAGAACCTGCTCGGCGGTCCGCCGCCGACCCACCTGCCGGCCGAGCCCGGCCCGCTGGAGCTGCTGGCCGGGGGTGCCTCGCCCGCCGAGGTCGCGGCGAAGTACCCGACCTCCTCGCTCGCCTGGGCGCAGCTGGCCGACGACGCCTTCGCGGCCGGCCGCACCGTCGAGTCGTACGCCTACGCCCGCACCGGCTACCACCGCGGCCTGGACGCCCTGCGCCGGGCCGGCTGGAAGGGCCACGGCCCGGTGCCGTGGGAGCACGAGCCGAACCGCGGCTTCCTGCGCGCCCTGCACGCCCTCGGCCGGGCGGCCGCCGCCATCGACGAGAAGAACGAGGCGGAGCGCTGCGCGCAGTTCCTGCGTGACAGCTCGCCTGCCGCCGCCGACACCCTGGGCTGA
- a CDS encoding DUF3152 domain-containing protein, with product MRAAPTSRNAPSRSRRRAQQLRRRRARRRLTLGIALVGALAVVGGVTVNLLGQDGTPGGSGPTAQARAIPPLGETPAPDAIEPSAAPPSTQPGSTPPSTPAQANGRGKGTFTTAAANGAAVGHGTIRRYKVEVEDGIGIDPQATAAQIHSILSDKRSWTTDGRNGFQLVSDGTYDFTVKIASPETVDKICATAGLSTGGEVNCDVGRQVMVNIKRWTSGSPQFTGSIDDYRALIVNHEVGHRIGHGHEGCPGKGKLAPAMMQQIYGLNGCLPNAWPYTADGTYISGPSVP from the coding sequence GTGCGAGCAGCCCCCACGTCCAGGAACGCGCCCTCTCGGAGCCGTAGGCGCGCCCAGCAGCTGCGCCGGCGTCGGGCACGGCGGCGGCTCACCCTGGGGATCGCGCTGGTCGGGGCCCTGGCGGTGGTCGGCGGGGTGACGGTGAACCTGCTGGGGCAGGACGGCACGCCGGGCGGCAGCGGCCCGACCGCACAGGCCAGGGCGATCCCGCCCCTGGGCGAGACGCCCGCACCCGACGCGATCGAGCCGAGCGCCGCTCCACCGAGCACCCAGCCGGGCAGCACCCCGCCGTCGACACCTGCGCAGGCCAACGGCAGGGGCAAGGGCACCTTCACCACCGCTGCCGCCAACGGCGCCGCCGTCGGCCATGGCACCATCCGCCGCTACAAGGTGGAGGTGGAGGACGGTATCGGCATCGACCCGCAGGCCACCGCTGCCCAGATCCACAGCATCCTCTCCGACAAGCGCAGTTGGACCACCGACGGCCGGAACGGCTTCCAGCTGGTCTCGGACGGTACGTACGACTTCACGGTGAAGATCGCCTCGCCCGAGACCGTGGACAAGATCTGCGCCACCGCCGGTCTGAGCACCGGCGGTGAGGTGAACTGCGACGTCGGCCGCCAGGTGATGGTCAACATCAAGCGCTGGACCAGTGGTTCGCCGCAGTTCACCGGGTCCATCGACGACTACCGAGCCCTGATCGTCAACCACGAGGTCGGTCACCGCATCGGCCACGGGCACGAAGGCTGCCCCGGGAAGGGCAAGTTGGCGCCCGCGATGATGCAGCAGATCTACGGGCTGAACGGCTGCCTGCCCAACGCCTGGCCGTACACTGCCGACGGGACGTACATCAGCGGCCCGAGCGTGCCGTAG
- a CDS encoding WD40 repeat domain-containing protein, producing MSEDGHRILPLRAGRRAAGAALLGWLDDDRSPRLCRIAGSAGSGKSHLLDWLAQGFATEQAPERQRVHAVLPAGGVNVRAAVWSLGHQLGIHARLPEDLVTALGDSGGRTVICVPELGDAADPGQLVAELLDPLLKLERVRLIVEAPTGSLAALGLTAVEAPAVLDLDQPQWTDQEKFEAWCAKEGADAAAYPSPGAALGRVGRPAPESVAQLAARVPRTPDGAPDPAGAAEALLSGLWTATVREGSTDQLLSDAALLTYAGPVAVTAALDSIVTVVPGEASDGPERIEGPVAAGWDAGGPALIAETDPGVRAAVLRTRLIGLEDAAAARLATVPGPWRGAWALWPNSSLGWPGPVAGLAVGAGRYAGQLLLADLSGTIRTVDAVTGTPLARVETSGPKPLRGLTVTPAGHLLLLDSWGSPEVVPAAEPEEGLDPAALEAALSAQRVAAEAELSVLAAVPGLPSAAPAVADGAGSVHWYQDGTVLGERLHDGPVTALAGAVSDGAPVLVSGGFDGAVRLWSPGSAVPEPLDRRAGVVTAVAAAESPAGLTVAAAWGDGLVRVWRGGRPEPVLDLRLGSQIWALGLAAGLVVAGTPEGVAAVDF from the coding sequence ATGAGCGAGGACGGCCACCGGATACTTCCGCTTCGGGCCGGGCGCAGGGCGGCGGGCGCCGCTCTGCTGGGCTGGCTGGACGACGACCGTTCGCCACGCCTGTGCCGGATCGCGGGCTCGGCGGGATCGGGCAAGAGCCACCTGCTGGACTGGCTGGCCCAGGGCTTCGCCACCGAGCAGGCGCCGGAGCGGCAGCGGGTGCACGCCGTGCTCCCCGCCGGCGGTGTGAACGTCCGGGCCGCGGTGTGGTCGCTGGGGCACCAGCTCGGCATCCACGCCCGCCTCCCCGAGGACCTGGTGACCGCGCTGGGTGACAGCGGCGGCCGTACGGTGATCTGCGTCCCCGAGCTCGGCGACGCCGCCGATCCGGGCCAACTGGTCGCCGAACTCCTCGACCCGCTGCTGAAGTTGGAGCGGGTGCGGCTCATCGTGGAGGCCCCGACCGGCAGCCTGGCCGCGCTCGGCCTCACCGCGGTCGAGGCGCCCGCCGTGCTGGACCTCGACCAGCCGCAGTGGACCGACCAGGAGAAGTTCGAGGCCTGGTGTGCCAAGGAGGGCGCGGACGCCGCGGCCTACCCGAGCCCGGGCGCGGCGCTCGGCCGCGTCGGCCGGCCGGCCCCCGAGAGCGTGGCCCAGCTGGCCGCACGGGTGCCGCGTACGCCTGACGGTGCGCCGGATCCGGCCGGCGCCGCGGAGGCGCTGCTCTCCGGGCTCTGGACGGCCACCGTGCGGGAGGGCAGCACCGACCAGCTGCTGTCGGACGCGGCCCTGCTCACGTACGCGGGGCCGGTCGCGGTGACCGCCGCGCTGGACAGCATCGTGACGGTGGTGCCCGGGGAGGCCTCGGACGGCCCCGAGCGGATCGAGGGGCCCGTCGCGGCGGGCTGGGACGCCGGCGGCCCCGCGCTGATCGCGGAGACCGACCCGGGCGTGCGCGCCGCCGTGCTGCGGACCCGGCTGATCGGCCTGGAGGACGCGGCCGCCGCCAGGCTCGCCACGGTGCCCGGCCCCTGGCGCGGCGCCTGGGCGCTCTGGCCCAACTCCTCGCTGGGCTGGCCCGGTCCGGTGGCCGGACTGGCGGTCGGTGCGGGCCGGTACGCCGGGCAGCTGCTGCTCGCCGACCTGAGCGGCACGATCCGTACCGTGGACGCTGTCACTGGTACGCCGCTGGCCCGGGTCGAGACCTCGGGGCCCAAGCCCTTGCGCGGACTGACGGTGACGCCGGCCGGCCACCTGCTGCTGCTGGACTCCTGGGGCAGCCCGGAGGTGGTGCCGGCCGCCGAGCCCGAGGAGGGTCTGGACCCGGCCGCGCTGGAGGCCGCGCTGTCGGCTCAGCGGGTGGCTGCGGAGGCGGAGTTGAGCGTGCTCGCCGCCGTGCCGGGACTGCCCTCCGCGGCGCCCGCGGTGGCGGACGGGGCCGGCTCGGTGCACTGGTACCAGGACGGCACGGTGCTCGGTGAGCGCCTGCACGACGGCCCGGTGACCGCCCTGGCGGGTGCGGTCTCCGACGGCGCTCCGGTGCTGGTCAGCGGCGGCTTCGACGGGGCCGTCCGGCTCTGGAGCCCCGGCTCGGCGGTTCCCGAGCCGCTGGACCGGCGCGCGGGCGTCGTCACCGCCGTCGCCGCGGCCGAGTCCCCGGCCGGGCTCACGGTCGCCGCAGCCTGGGGGGACGGGCTGGTCCGGGTCTGGCGCGGCGGCCGGCCCGAGCCGGTGCTGGACCTGCGGCTCGGTTCGCAGATCTGGGCGCTCGGCCTGGCGGCGGGCCTGGTGGTCGCCGGTACGCCCGAGGGTGTCGCGGCCGTGGACTTCTAG
- a CDS encoding maleylpyruvate isomerase family mycothiol-dependent enzyme: protein MPPKSRTYDSAKVRAALAAQTEALRSAVHSLCTSPDAEQLLARPTRLGEWTVRELVAHLALQIGWLPRYIGEPLEGRAPLSLLQWVAGVGTVAPLLDTAARDHAAKAFQGSPAEVAAEFDREADELIALLAGSEAADPARRFEIRLGSMLLADMLVTRLVETVVHADDLAQALALPAFPHDRQALAAVTRLLADAFADQVPGGSVELRIPPYAVVQAVPGPKHTRGTPPNVVETDPLTWIRLATGRTDWASAVGTAAVAASGERSDLAEYLPVMG from the coding sequence ATGCCTCCGAAGTCCCGTACGTACGACTCCGCCAAGGTCCGGGCCGCGCTCGCCGCGCAGACCGAGGCGCTGCGCAGCGCCGTCCACAGCCTGTGCACGAGCCCCGACGCCGAGCAGTTGCTGGCTCGCCCGACCCGGCTGGGGGAGTGGACCGTACGGGAGTTGGTCGCGCACCTTGCCCTGCAGATCGGCTGGCTGCCCCGGTACATCGGTGAACCGCTCGAGGGGCGGGCGCCGTTGAGCCTTCTGCAGTGGGTGGCCGGTGTCGGCACCGTCGCGCCGCTGCTCGACACCGCCGCGCGCGATCACGCGGCGAAGGCCTTCCAGGGCAGCCCGGCCGAGGTGGCGGCGGAGTTCGACCGGGAGGCGGACGAGCTGATCGCTCTGCTTGCGGGCTCCGAGGCCGCCGATCCGGCGCGTCGGTTCGAGATCAGGCTCGGTTCGATGCTCCTCGCCGACATGCTGGTCACCAGGCTGGTCGAGACCGTGGTGCACGCGGACGACCTGGCCCAGGCGCTGGCGCTGCCCGCGTTCCCGCACGACCGGCAGGCGCTGGCCGCCGTCACCCGGCTGCTGGCGGACGCCTTCGCCGACCAGGTGCCCGGCGGATCGGTCGAGTTGCGGATCCCGCCGTACGCGGTCGTGCAGGCCGTTCCGGGCCCGAAGCACACCCGGGGCACTCCGCCGAACGTCGTCGAGACCGACCCGCTCACCTGGATCCGGCTCGCCACCGGCCGGACGGACTGGGCGTCGGCCGTCGGGACCGCAGCCGTCGCGGCGAGCGGTGAGCGCAGCGACCTGGCCGAGTACCTCCCCGTCATGGGATGA
- the purL gene encoding phosphoribosylformylglycinamidine synthase subunit PurL has product MTLDTVKNAEQTPDASQPWAELGLKEDEYTRIREILGRRPTGAELAMYSVMWSEHCSYKSSKVHLKQFGEKAPASDAMLVGIGENAGVVDVGQGYAVTFKVESHNHPSYIEPYQGAATGIGGIVRDILAMGARPVAVMDPLRFGAADHPDTRRVLPGIVAGIGGYGNCLGLPNIGGEVVFDSCYQGNPLVNALCVGVMKHEDIHLAQASGAGNKVILYGARTGGDGIGGVSVLASETFDATGPAKRPAVQVGDPFQEKLLIECTLEIFAEKLVLGIQDLGGAGLSCATSELASAGSGGMRIELDTVPLRDNTLSPEEILMSESQERMCAIVEPGKVDRFLEICEKWDVIATVIGEVTEGERLEIFWHGEQVVDVPPRTVAHEGPTYQRPYARPSWQDALQADAPTAERLLRPATGEALKEALLKVAGSPNQASKSWITDQYDRYVLGNTVLSVPEDSGMIRIDEETNLGVSVATDGNGRYTKLDPYTGAQLALAEAYRNVAAGGARPLAVSDCLNFGSPEDPDVMWQFAEATRGLADACLALGTPVTGGNVSLYNQTGETAIHPTPVVAVLGVIDDVTRRTPIGFAEEGQLLYLLGDTADELGGSAWSQVVHDHLGGLPPKVDLERERLLAEILIAASRDGMIDAAHDLSDGGLAQALVESCLKGGLGARVIVPAELDPFVFLFSESAGRAIVAIPRSEELRFNDMCGARGLPATRIGVVDGDVLDVQGQFTVSLAELKDAHTGVIEALLA; this is encoded by the coding sequence ATGACTCTCGACACCGTCAAGAACGCCGAGCAGACCCCGGACGCCAGTCAGCCCTGGGCCGAACTCGGCCTGAAGGAAGACGAGTACACCCGGATCCGCGAGATCCTCGGCCGCCGCCCCACCGGCGCCGAGCTCGCGATGTACTCCGTGATGTGGTCGGAGCACTGCTCGTACAAGAGCTCCAAGGTCCACCTCAAGCAGTTCGGCGAGAAGGCCCCGGCCTCGGACGCGATGCTCGTCGGCATCGGCGAGAACGCCGGTGTGGTCGACGTCGGCCAGGGCTACGCGGTGACCTTCAAGGTCGAGTCGCACAACCACCCGTCGTACATCGAGCCCTACCAGGGCGCGGCCACCGGCATCGGCGGCATCGTGCGCGACATCCTGGCGATGGGCGCCCGCCCGGTCGCCGTGATGGACCCGCTGCGCTTCGGCGCGGCCGACCACCCCGACACCCGGCGCGTGCTGCCCGGGATCGTCGCGGGCATCGGCGGCTACGGCAACTGCCTGGGCCTGCCGAACATCGGCGGCGAGGTCGTCTTCGACTCCTGCTACCAGGGCAACCCGCTGGTCAACGCGCTCTGCGTGGGCGTGATGAAGCACGAGGACATCCACCTCGCGCAGGCCAGCGGCGCCGGCAACAAGGTCATCCTGTACGGCGCCCGCACGGGCGGCGACGGCATCGGCGGCGTGTCCGTGCTGGCCTCGGAGACCTTCGACGCGACCGGCCCGGCCAAGCGGCCCGCCGTCCAGGTCGGTGACCCCTTCCAGGAGAAGCTGCTCATCGAGTGCACCCTGGAGATCTTCGCCGAGAAGCTGGTGCTGGGCATCCAGGACCTCGGCGGTGCCGGACTCTCGTGCGCCACCTCGGAGTTGGCGAGCGCCGGCTCCGGCGGTATGCGGATCGAGCTCGACACCGTGCCGCTGCGCGACAACACGCTCTCTCCTGAGGAGATCCTCATGAGCGAGTCGCAGGAGCGCATGTGCGCGATCGTGGAGCCCGGCAAGGTCGACCGCTTCCTGGAGATCTGCGAGAAGTGGGACGTCATCGCCACCGTCATCGGTGAGGTGACCGAGGGCGAGCGCCTGGAGATCTTCTGGCACGGCGAGCAGGTCGTCGACGTGCCCCCGCGCACCGTCGCCCACGAGGGCCCGACCTACCAGCGCCCCTACGCCCGCCCGAGCTGGCAGGACGCGCTGCAGGCCGACGCCCCGACGGCGGAGCGGCTGCTCCGCCCGGCGACCGGGGAGGCCCTCAAGGAGGCCCTGCTCAAGGTCGCGGGCTCGCCGAACCAGGCCTCGAAGTCCTGGATCACCGACCAGTACGACCGCTACGTGCTCGGCAACACCGTGCTCTCGGTGCCCGAGGACTCCGGCATGATCCGGATCGACGAGGAGACCAACCTCGGCGTCTCGGTCGCCACCGACGGCAACGGCCGCTACACCAAGCTGGACCCGTACACCGGGGCCCAGCTGGCCCTCGCCGAGGCGTACCGCAACGTCGCGGCCGGTGGTGCCCGTCCGCTCGCCGTCTCCGACTGCCTCAACTTCGGCTCCCCCGAGGACCCGGACGTGATGTGGCAGTTCGCCGAGGCGACCCGCGGTCTGGCCGACGCCTGCCTGGCGCTCGGCACCCCGGTCACCGGCGGCAATGTCTCGCTCTACAACCAGACCGGCGAGACCGCCATCCACCCGACCCCCGTGGTCGCGGTGCTCGGCGTGATCGACGACGTCACCCGCCGTACCCCGATCGGCTTCGCCGAGGAGGGCCAGCTGCTCTACCTGCTCGGCGACACCGCCGACGAGCTGGGCGGCTCGGCGTGGTCCCAGGTGGTCCACGACCACCTCGGCGGTCTGCCTCCCAAGGTCGACCTGGAGCGCGAGAGGCTGCTCGCCGAGATCCTGATCGCCGCCTCGCGCGACGGCATGATCGACGCGGCGCACGACCTCTCCGACGGCGGCCTGGCCCAGGCCCTGGTGGAGAGCTGCCTCAAGGGCGGTCTCGGTGCCCGGGTGATCGTGCCCGCCGAGCTGGACCCGTTCGTGTTCCTGTTCTCCGAGTCGGCCGGGCGCGCCATCGTGGCGATCCCGCGCAGCGAGGAGCTCCGGTTCAACGACATGTGCGGCGCGCGTGGCCTCCCGGCCACCCGCATCGGCGTGGTGGACGGCGATGTCCTGGACGTCCAGGGCCAGTTCACCGTCTCGCTGGCCGAGCTGAAGGACGCCCACACGGGCGTCATCGAGGCCCTGCTCGCCTGA